The genomic segment CTTATAAATTATCGTTAGAAATGGCTTTAGATGACTTATAAAGCTTATTGTCGACAAGTGCTCGGTCAGAGTGACCAATAGCACTCTTGGCGTGCATCGCccgcctttcttccttttccaatTTTGTCATTGGTCTTTTGGCttggaatcttgtaaaatatCAGTCCACCTCGGTCTCTCCTAGAGCCCCAAACTCTAGGAAACCGATCAGCGGGGCTCTTTTCCACCTACCTGCCTTAGAATCTGTGTCTTTGTCTTTGTATTCTACAATTGGCGTTTTATTTCAGCATTCTTCGATACAATTCAGCATTCCGACCAGGAGAGGGATAAGTGCCTAGGGCATTTTGTGCACTAATATACGAATACCCTGGAGCAGAGTGTACGGTATGGGAGACGGCCTACGATAATATTCTTTGCATTTCTTGGCTCCTGGTTCTTTCGAAAGTGCAACGAACTCAGACTTTAGATATTCTCTTGGTATCTAGAGTTgtagatgttgttgaatatctttgttATTACTGCgattgtccattagtttgagtagttcagCTTATACTTTATCAGGTCCTTTTGCTTTGCTATCCCTTAACTgtgttattttataataaacttcctgttacaatattttgttgcatTCATATTTTCTTCTAGGTCAAAGGTGTtttctctttggtcttcaaacagTTTCTCTatgtattattttcatttttaaatgttaCTTTTTGTTTAAGATGAAGTTTTTTCATAACCAGTTGGAATTCCTTTTTGTCTCTACTCTGTTCACCTGTCAgttctttaaaatgtttttgtGTACAGTGTAACTATCGTGTTCGTCAATTTTTCCGCACCTTTACATTGCTTCTTTCTCATTTGCTTTTCTGATTTTGCTTCTAAAAGTTGTGTTGATTCTTTTATATCTATTCAGGTAATATTTGGTTTTTATTCGTCCATTATCTCCAAGACCTCATTCATGATTTTATCTTGATTAATCTTCCTGTTACGTCTTTAGTATCTCCCGTTTGTATTTTTTTAGCCTTTAAATCTATTGGAGATATCTTAGCCATTACCGTCACCGTATGTATTGACACAGTCTGTAGCTTTCCTCTAAAATTTTCTAATTTTGAAGTCCTTGAGGAAACTCAAAAACTTCATCCATGCCTACACTTTATACAACAGTATATAGTGCATCATCGAGTAGATCAGTCTTCTCGCTCTTATCCTGGTTTGATTGGTTCCAGGACTGTTGATACTCTCTTATTAACTGGCTTAACACTTGCGGTTGTCCTAAATTTTCTCTATAAATTCAACTCAAAGTAACTCATACTTTCTTTTCTCATAACCTGTATGTTTTCGATATTGACTTCTAACCCTCTGATCTAGATTTTCGCCCCTACATTATTAAAACTGCTTCTATTTTTCTTCTGTTTGGTAGTGAAATCTTTTAAATCGCATTATTTATCCCCAATTTCAATTCCATTTAAGCTCTAGCCATTGTCACGACTACCTCATCGACATCGTAGCTCACAAGCTAGACACTTAGCAGCATTTTCAGAAGTATAACCCcattttagtatattttatacAAGTTTGATCATAAGAAAGACTCCAGAGGGATACTCGCACTCATATTAAACCTATGTACCTCGTTCACGTATAGGGTCCTATCCTATAGATTAACATCTATTACTCAAAGCTGATAAGCATCAGGATGCATAAGTAGAGTGATGCCCAGGTAGTTGTCACATTAAATTGGATCCTCCCTAACcaaaaaaggataaaaatatagtaaataaaCAAACTATATTAACAATGTCATTCCATTTCTGATACTTAAATAAGTAATTTTATGACCTCCAATTTCGATTTTTTTCGATGTCTATTTTATTCTCAGAGAAAAGTTTAGTATATTGTCTAGATAAAACAGCGTGTATATACAATATAGATCATAATTTACCAACATAGCAACGTTATTTAAACATGTTAACAGTTTATTTTATACTAACTACAGgtacaagaagaagaaatgtCCTTTTGCTACATACGACACGTGCCCGTGGATAGACTCTATGTTTAACTTGAGAAATCACTTACTGAAATGTCATTCCCCAAGTTTTGTTGAAAGCAGAAAAAACCATTTTACGTCCACAAATTTTAAGGGAATATCAAGTTACCACTACATCTTTGCTGTTATTTATGTATATGGGAAATTTTTCAGGTTGACATGGGAACTCGAGAAAAGTAGCAGTaagtatattttctttttaatgttGTATATAATTAAGTTATTTTGTTCCTTCATCATTATAATCACGGTGCTAGAGGCCTTCTAAAGCTTGCTGCGCATTTCTGCTTTATTCCTTGCTTGAATTTTCCAGTTAGTAACACCGATCTTCTCAGCATCGTGTTGTTGTTATGTTTTCCttattgtatttataaaaattattgatttataatatgtTTTGAGTCTTGTATTCCTGTCTTTGTGATTGATTTTATGATCGTGTTTTTTAAATGCGACACATTACCGGCTGTACCTTTGAACCCTTCTCTTTTATCCAGGTTTACGACCGGCTATCCTGCtgataaacttcttcttcttccttcttgtatgtaggctttaaagcctgtttcttcttcaatattagcctcctaaattgttttttttttcttggtctgctaaATAGTTCGTCAATTTGATTCTTTGTTATCTATAGAttattgtttttgtgtcttgtcttaggtgtttgttcttccagattgtgtcattaagagatacCGCTGCATTACATGCTTTTAAGcggttgtcgtacttcttcttcatcatctccgtaactagttatatctattcccagatatctaaactttgcttcctgctttatATCAATTTTACATCTTAGTGGTTATTAAGATGTTATcaaacatttggttttttctgctgatattatcatattgtatttctttgaGGTTGTATTTAAGATGTGTGTtgatctttggagctcgtcttctaaCCCggtggtgtcgtctgcataacataatatttggatttctttgttccccattctgtaaccatgacctttacgtactgcttgtattatttcatccattattatattaaagaaaagttGGCTTAACAAGTCATCCTGTCTGacttcgctttgtactggtatacactgtgttagttttacatttatctttgcctgtattcgattatggaagtaaatattttcgatggtttgtataatattgattagtatgtttcttttatacagtaggtgtaagacgtcttcgacttgaatgcgatcgaaagcctttgtcaggtctataaaacatagatatactggtttattgtactcgatggctttttttgtgatttgtcttagtacaaatacggcgtctatgcaggatcttccggatctgaatccttgttgttcacccgataaagttgttagtttattgattttgttggttaggacttgtgtgataagcttaagtgcggtgttcagtagatttatgcttctataattgttgggtcttctttatctcctttttttaacattggtattattatgctgtttctccatgcgtctggtatcttgcaatgcaatattaatttttgtataagttttgtcatccaTGAGGCTATACTTTCTCCTCTGttttttagaagctcgttgggtatccgtctggtcctggtgacactCAATTTTTAAGTGAGTTTATGGCTATCTCTATTTCctaaaaactgatttctattttctgtcttaattcaggtacgtatTTGTGTTGATGATTATTTTCCTTTattttaaacagttccgtcagttATTTTTCACATTCGTTTGCTAGTATGTTATTGTTTTCCTTCAATTCTGACATTTCTTTCCGTTGggttcttatgaatctccatatttgtttttatgtatcCTAGAaatcgctttccatcctttttgtaaactgtttccagtgctcattttttatttttcttatcaagtgctttgtttcattttatatttttctattataggTGTCTTGgtattctggagtatttgatgttttgtacttcgtgtaggcctctcgtttctttttacatttttcttttatttcttttctgaaccatagtgtattgttgttgtttctttggtttagtatgactttgcgttttcctaaagcttctattgctgctgctcctttttcaatattgtttttaattttctcccagctcgcatTTATATCTATAATGTCGTCCATTTGTTTTATGCTGATAAACTAGTGGCTAAATATAATGTCCTTTTTCATGCTCATATGCTCATTTCCTATTAGTCTTTTAGTTTTGTTAAAATCCGTCTGTCAAAAATTACATCACTTGCTTTGTTCCACTTCATGCTGTCTGCTATAGCAGAATTTATCTATGTACTTATCTatgtacttaaaactattactttttacaattattttagcatttaaagttatcattttatttgttaCCTTCATCTTACTCCAAATATTCTGCTTTATCTTTTTGTGCAACTTTATAGCGATCAATCAAACTAgatatggatcatctagagacaaagatttcaaaacagtttttatattggtagaGATACGTAGACAAtatactggtatgttttacaggaactaacaggcaacggGTCCAATTTTTATGGcatattaattcactccatagttgTATTGAATTTGtaatagaaatagaacaaaatatattcataaatttttagattttagatttaaaaattaccagacttaaaaataaacacaaattcTCCGAATTTTATAAACCACTTATACTGACACGAATATACACAATGCATCCTACACAACATACATTGGCAGCCTACCATGcaatgttacatagattaatagaaattccgatgtcaagaTCAAAGTTtgagataaaattaaatataattaagcaGATAATAGCAAGAAATTGGCACAATgaacaaacaaataataaaattttaaatcaaaaactagaTAAGAAAGCcctaaaattagtatttccaccaccagagaaaaaacccagttccttctgctcgattacatattcaggcaagatataaacaaaaacagccaaacacataaaaataaaagaataacgccagcttttagaacaaccaacaacttaggcaaatatattaaaaacaacaagagccaaaataaaaagcacttacgtAGTGGTGTGTAAAACTTAAATATGGCTACTGCCCAAAAACTtccattggtcaaactggtagaacttttaacaaacatatatcagaacataaaagggctttcaatattagaaggaaaaacagattctacatacgcacttcgccttctatagtttatttttatgaacgagagagtaattagcataattttaactggtagctccgaccactccatgggcgtgctcaagattaattaaaaaattactttgaataattgtaaaaaataaatgaattatttcagtgttataaagtgttatgtgtatgtgaacaaaagtgacctcttttattcaaattcacattttttttaatttttaaaaattacaaaagagaaaaagagtttttaaaaccgtctaaggtatgttaaatagataaataaaaatattaatataaaacttacagctacttgttacaaatccaaatcagattcagaagatgaactttcagaaccaagatttataataactggctcgatcattttatcagtaatattgtccagcttccacattttttcctcttctttaatagtgtgatttactgccttttcccagttttcaggttttacattatttacggcctccaaaaacaactgtttaacatcatgaattttaaaagtggtattttttcttgaaacttcactctttatctgtgcccataccagttcaatcgggtttaattcacaatgatatggtggggatctaagtactgtcattccacgatttttggcaatttcatcaatttcgtattttttaaatttttctttatgaagggcacacaacgaataaagttcctttcttatagatccgggatggtacgtaatattttttgacctcagccaattctgcaagtctttttttaacctcttggttgtgggcagtccttctataagtctggagtgataacttgcattatccattactattacacagttcttaggaagaagatctatcatttgttcgaaccattcttgaaagacatcagcgttcatgtctttatggtagtcaccggtacgagttgattcaaaagttaataaaccaccttcaacaaaaccgtctgaactgccaatgtgtactattatcagcctgcgtccctttcctgatggtgggtttaaaccagtagataagttatttacaaaagcgtgcctttgacttgtaacagtttcatcctgccgaaatttatttggtgtatgaccctcgttgatccatgtttcatcaagataaaatatttttcttttttggtttctcatttcctttatggttcttagaaaatgtcttctccatatgacaatatcgcttctttctaataaaatagactttctgggattctttttccagcggaagcctatttcttttaaaagtttccataacgtacttcgactcatttctgggtaatccttatcatctcgaactgagacaagaactttatccaatgtttgaaattcttgtctaaagaagaattcatgcactttccgtcgaagtccttctttaaaatgatattctatttgaaattttggtttccctggagcattaagtggcatttgaaaactaccacatttctcttctttaataactctgtaaatcaacaccaagtgtactgctaactaactcaacggtctcatcaacactttcacataaacgtttgtctgtaaatgatttaaaacaattaaatattaatgttttttcattaactgttagaggaccaatttttcggcgtttacacggcacttccaaattttccataacactagtatacacaataaactgcaccttgcaactgaagtacctacttttagtgaactgttaagaattttgaatacgccacttggaccttcctatatacaaaatggaaaaaaccactatcacattttctgtggaataagtttagaaggtaattatctagtcatttactgtcgtagattcctggaattaaagaattaaatgtttgattgttgaaacccttacttcgtggaatgcactcatttcagataaaataaaacgttttattttatctaaagaattaaactttattttgcaaataggcaaagaattaaactttattttgcaaatagataaaataaaacgttttattttatttaaagaattaaaccttattttgcaaataggtaggtacttattaaacctttattggttatatataaccaataaaataaacatcttacatttcttgcaaattcattagtacctgttaacctccatcactccgacactggcaaccttatttagggattagtaatcctcacaactattgtattctattctgctccaacctttatacctggtggtcatactcaatttaaaattgttttcctatatacttctgtaaacttgttgacaaatatctgtttttcattgagtcacctgtatcaacagtttagggatttgcatacataatttattgttttattactctctcatacataaaaatacactatagttcataataattcttttaatgacgaatttcaaatttttcatatccaaaataaaggccttaagatgtCTTTATTAGAATCGTTGGGTCTTCCCTCCTTAACCTATTCATACATACCAAAAATGTATTACGTGAGAAATGCATTTTGAGAATTTCGAAACAGCCGTAGTGAAAagatattataattaattttgttgaagttttgaaaacaagttgaagttttgtgttttattgatatatttttttattttctgcatATCTTCTATTTCTAGcactttttctatatatttttagaGATGACTGCCTGGGCGGTGTATTTTATGGGATCTTCAGAAGAAGCCTCAAATTACTCTTATAAATTGGAAATAATCAGTGGAGccgaaacaaaaaaggaaaatcgCCATCTAATGTTTAAAACTGTTTGTGATCCAAAACCTGAGAACGAAGTGAACGATATAATTAAATTTGGCGATCACAATTGCTTTTATATACATAAATCTCTATTAGACAAATACTGTAAAGCAAACGGAGACTTACAGTATTTGGtaacaatatacaaaaatattgctAAAGGTCCAGAAAGTTCGTCGACTAAATCTGAGTCTGGACTGGTGCAATCTGAAGAAGTAATTGATGTTACTGATGATAGTCAGGAGATTAGCAGTATTGTAAAAGTTGAGGCTGATAAAAGTTAAGccaatgtgtttttttttatactcttgtaatatgtttaataaatttcttaataaaacatttaaaaaaatttgaaacgtCTTTTTTATAAAACAACCACATTGAATCCGAATCCTTTTTTTAGGATAAATTTGATAACAAAGAGATAAAAgttaagaatttaaaaattttgatatacaTATTTTAATGGTAAACATAACTGTACCAATCAGCGTTTTTCCGCCGTTCTTACATCAGTGTCAACTAAAAGATTCTTTATaaaagttattaattaattaaattgaaaaactaatattttttttattctttatcaAAACCGGCTTTAACTTATAAGGTTATTAGTGGAGTGGTAACAGTTACTtaagtcttttaaaaacaaaattaggtTTTCGATAGTgttatttgaatttaaatatctttttttttttctatttaaattaacgtgcatgtgacatctatggtcattagcacgagttacgatttacatggtagtatataaattacaaaataatgtagttacatttaacataaagagaaaatgataaaaacatgtcacataatatttatatttttttaagcagttgacttttctcgaggaatttgatAACCTTGTTGATTTCGTCGGTGCTGTTTAGGATCTCTTTGAGATAGTATTGATATCGAGCTGTTGGCGTATTTTGTCATAAAAAAACGCATTCGATAAGTAGTCTGATTCGGAGTCATATTGCAGTGCTGACATTGTGATTGTGGAAGTGATGCTATTAGGTAGCTGTGGGTTAGACGGGTATGTCCTATACGCAATCGCCCtatgattgccatattttttcgagataaactgggataggtaagaaggttcactgagggtttaatttcatgcagcgctGAAGTAAATTTATTCCAGTAAATCTGTCAGGTGGATAGATTAAGCTTCTTCAGTCTAGCTTTGagatcgttgcaaatttgtataTTGATAGTGGTGTCCGTGGATGATGCGGTTTTTTTGGCAAGGCAATCGCGTTTTCGTTACCACTAATACCGACATGGGATGGTACATATATCAGAGTGATagttgtattttggtttataagaagTTGATATATAtcatgaatatcttggacgatAGCATGGTTGGTTGATACAGCATTAATGCAGTATATAGAGGAAAGTGAATCAAAGCATATGGCTATGTGTGTATTTGGATATTGTTGGGCATATTTGAAAGCACGTGAGATAGCTAGTAGTTCACCAGTGTGAATACTACATCAAGGAACAATTTTAGAGAGTTTGATaggctgttgtacagtggttacagaatatccaaCACCACTTTTAGTCTTTGACGCGTCAATGTAAAGAGCTATACAGTAGAACTCCAATTATCCGTACTCCAATTATCCGGATCGCCAATTATCCGGATCagattaagaaaaagaaaaaaacaagtttttataGGCGCCACGTCCTAAGAGATAAATCAGTCGTTCAGTGCTTCTTCAACCTGCAGTAGAGTGAATTGATGTGTTGACTTGTCCGTGTTCCTTACGTTCGTATTCATAGTCCGACTCCAGCGCGTCGCTGGCTGTTCACCACCATATCTATGTTTCATAGTCGACCTACAGCCTGGTTGACGCAAGCGTAAAGCATCTTTCTCCGAACAGTCGCTGGCATGTCGCTGGATACGCGCCAGTCGCTTTCACAGTGATCTCACACTCGAATGACGCATGCCCTGTTTAGAGATTTTCGAAGCTTCGCCAGAGAAGGTATATGCATGCTCTGGCGATTCGCCGATTCGCCCGTCAATTTGAAATACGTTTGCGATGGACGATTTACATCAATATGATGTAGTTAACcgataaataaatgaacaaaacgatatattaCAAGTACccagaagatatatatatataagggacATGCAAAATCCATTACACTTTTATAATGATAATGAAATTCGAAAAAGGTATAGATTTCGAAAACAAACAGTTATTGAAATAATGTTGCCAGTAATAAATGATGAAATGGTGAAAATTAATCGACGTGGATTACCGTTTCCACCCATTTTATATCTTTTAGTTGCCTTGAGATTTTATGCTACTGGAAATTTTCAGGTAGGATAAATTAAAGAATATATTTTCAGAacatgatatatgtatatatatatatatatatatatatatatatatatatatatatatgtgtgtatatatatgtgtatatataatgGTAGATCGTAGTatagttaattttaatttaatttttagattgTAACTGGAGATCTTAGAGGATTTTCACTACCCACGGTTTCGAgatgcatttttaaaatttcccGTCTACTTGCTCAGCTATTACCCACATATATAAAATTTCCTGAAGGTCTCGAAAACCAGAGAAAGAACCAAAGGCTGTTTTACGATATTGCCAATTTTCCCAAAGTAACAGGGTGTATAGACTGTACCCACATACCAATAAAAAGTCTTGGAgggaatatggccgaggtatatAGAAACaggaaaagatatttttcaataaacgtcCAAGTAGTGGGTGGACCCAATTTAGAAATTTTCAAAGTTGTAGCTCGTTGGCCTGGAAGAGAACATGATTCGATGATCTTCAATAATGGTTCAGTGAAACACCGTTTCGAGAATGGCAGTTTAACAGGATTTCTTCTTGGAGATAGTGGCTATGCTTGTTTACCGTATTTAATGACGCCTCTTTTAAATCCTGGAATTGAATAAGAAGTAAGGTATAACAGATCTCATATTAGAACGAGAAATACCGTTGAGAGATTGTTTGGATTGTGGAAAAAAAGATTTTGTTGTTTGAGTCGgggtttaaataataaattggaAAGAGTTCCAGAAATAATTGTGGCATGTGCAGTTCTTCACAATATTGGGATCAAAGTGAATGATGTAAATGATGAACAAGATAATGTGGAAGAAGAACTAGATGATAATGAACCTCACATACCGAATCAAGCTCAAAATATTGGACAGATTGTACGAAGAAGACTTATTGAACAACATTTTAATTGACTTCAATTTTATGTTACACCATTTGGCGCTCTTTCACTTAGCTGTGTTgaagtaattaataaataaatacaattcttCCTTTCTAAAATTCCAAATTTTCCTGCTCAATACCACTCAAAATTCCATAAAAACCTATAACTTTTTCCAATgtaatatcaataaataaaaaacaactcaaGAAAAACAAATGTATGTACGAGTAATTATAACATATCAATGTGTATAAAATAGAAAATCAAATTAGAAATTGTTAGTGGGACATCAGCTAACAATTAAAAGGtctttggaaaataaaatttttatttaaactaatataCTGAATGCAATCTATCTGTTGGTTGAATGGTATTTGCGAAAACAATATCCTATGCATTGTCCAGGTTTTTTTTTGTCACAATCAGCACACTCGTCACGTACTGGTTATATTTCAATATTGATAATGGTCTGACAACATTCCATCCTCTCTTGGTTGTGTGTTCAGTCAAAGTATTGGCAAATTCAGAAGATCCTTTTTCCCTCCTCGTAGATTCGCCACTGACTACCCAACGCTTAGCTACTCTTCATACAATTTGttttatcttgtaaaaaaaaCCAAGCATTTGCAAGAAAATTgcactttcatataaaaaaacgaGTTATTTATCTCGTACTTTTTTTATGCAAGGCGCAATATTTaattacttaatattattagtaatattaaaaaacaatattaaaagctttaatactattaccaatattaaaaactttaatatattatacattataatattaatatgaatGAGTAGAAACGattacatttaaatttggcaaattgtaactcCAGTCGACTAGTTCACATGTACGATTGCTGTAGATCCTTGTCATCAAATACGTCTATGTTTTCATATCGAGTAGTAAGTAACCGATCGCCCACTAGCGGTTCTCCGAAGATTGACTATGAAACAGAAGATGAAATCTCGATGGAGTGTTCGCTAACTGAAGATCCGCCGGCGACTCTTCCTGGCGACGCACTATGAATACCAGTGTTAGTGTTTTGATTAATGTGTTCAGTAAACTACGATGAGTTCTAAGAGCAAACGAAACGTGTGGTATTATCGTTGgccgataaaattaaaattatcgaACGGTTGGACAAAGGTGTGTCGGGTAAACATTTAGCCGAGGTGTACAAAGTGGGAACGTCAACAGTAgctgacattaaaaaaaataaattctctaTTGTAAACTTTCTATCCGTCCTCGAGAATGAAGACGAAAGTTCATAGAGAAAGAGTATAAAAACAGCTGAAAATAAAGAACTGGAAGAAGTGGTGTTTAAGTAATTCTTGCAGTAGCGAACATTGGGGAACCCTCTTTCAGGCCCTATTATTTGTGAAAAAGCTATGCTTTTTGCCGAGAAAATGGACAGTGTGGGTTCATTTAAAGCGGGTAATGGGTATCTACGAGATTTTAAAGCCAAGCACGGAATCCGGGAGTTGGACTTAAGTGGTGAGAAGCTTTCACCTGACCCTAAAGCTGCTGAAAACT from the Diabrotica undecimpunctata isolate CICGRU chromosome 1, icDiaUnde3, whole genome shotgun sequence genome contains:
- the LOC140442141 gene encoding uncharacterized protein isoform X2, which codes for MTSKLEKTIAELLCCPYCLSYMYPPINQCLNGHNICHECYFRVLQCPTCRESKSLVARNYTLEAIFSILNLPCKYNDLGCDYICVGEKIKSHEDYCWYKKKKCPFATYDTCPWIDSMFNLRNHLLKCHSPSFVESRKNHFTSTNFKGISSYHYIFAVIYVYGKFFRLTWELEKSSKMTAWAVYFMGSSEEASNYSYKLEIISGAETKKENRHLMFKTVCDPKPENEVNDIIKFGDHNCFYIHKSLLDKYCKANGDLQYLVTIYKNIAKGPESSSTKSESGLVQSEEVIDVTDDSQEISSIVKVEADKS
- the LOC140442141 gene encoding uncharacterized protein isoform X1, whose translation is MVIMTSKLEKTIAELLCCPYCLSYMYPPINQCLNGHNICHECYFRVLQCPTCRESKSLVARNYTLEAIFSILNLPCKYNDLGCDYICVGEKIKSHEDYCWYKKKKCPFATYDTCPWIDSMFNLRNHLLKCHSPSFVESRKNHFTSTNFKGISSYHYIFAVIYVYGKFFRLTWELEKSSKMTAWAVYFMGSSEEASNYSYKLEIISGAETKKENRHLMFKTVCDPKPENEVNDIIKFGDHNCFYIHKSLLDKYCKANGDLQYLVTIYKNIAKGPESSSTKSESGLVQSEEVIDVTDDSQEISSIVKVEADKS